The Kitasatospora setae KM-6054 genome contains a region encoding:
- a CDS encoding LysR family transcriptional regulator: MDSHLLRTLVTVARLGSFSAAALELGYTQSAVSQQIAALEAELGAPLLHRRPVAPTAAGERMLEHARLLLERMDAARADVRRSALPERPELLLAASPLALDAAVVRALGRARAAEPRLRIRVRVLDRRAVAAEVAAGRCALGVTDGYAAPGGPLALGDLGPVRQAGLGEEPCAVLCPPGHPLRHRPGVDLDRLADAHWLDAPGVAAPLDLLRAATGGGAFPATAGHEGHDPAGPLALAAAGHGLAVLPRTLAARAGAVALPVRAPRLAHRREVLFPPGLDAPARVFLDALPRGA; the protein is encoded by the coding sequence GTGGACTCGCACCTGCTCAGGACCCTCGTCACGGTCGCCCGGCTCGGCTCGTTCTCGGCCGCCGCGCTGGAACTCGGCTACACCCAGTCCGCGGTGTCGCAGCAGATCGCCGCGCTGGAGGCCGAGTTGGGCGCGCCGCTGCTGCACCGCCGCCCGGTCGCGCCGACCGCCGCCGGGGAGCGGATGCTCGAACACGCCCGGCTGCTGCTGGAACGGATGGACGCCGCCCGGGCCGACGTGCGCCGCAGCGCGCTCCCCGAACGGCCCGAACTCCTGCTCGCCGCCTCCCCGTTGGCCCTGGACGCCGCCGTCGTCCGGGCACTCGGCCGGGCCCGGGCCGCCGAACCCCGGCTGCGGATCCGGGTCCGGGTGCTGGACCGGCGGGCGGTGGCCGCCGAGGTCGCGGCCGGACGCTGCGCGCTCGGCGTCACCGACGGCTACGCGGCACCCGGCGGGCCGCTCGCGCTCGGCGACCTCGGGCCGGTCCGGCAGGCCGGGCTCGGCGAGGAGCCGTGCGCGGTGCTCTGCCCGCCCGGGCACCCGCTGCGCCACCGCCCCGGCGTCGACCTCGACCGACTCGCCGACGCGCACTGGCTGGACGCCCCCGGCGTCGCCGCCCCGCTCGACCTGCTGCGGGCCGCGACCGGCGGCGGCGCGTTCCCGGCCACCGCCGGCCACGAAGGCCACGACCCGGCCGGACCGCTCGCCCTGGCCGCCGCCGGCCACGGCCTCGCCGTCCTGCCCCGCACCCTCGCCGCCCGCGCCGGCGCGGTCGCCCTGCCGGTCCGCGCGCCCCGCTTGGCCCACCGCCGGGAGGTGCTCTTCCCACCCGGCCTGGACGCCCCGGCCCGGGTCTTCCTGGACGCGCTGCCGCGCGGGGCGTGA
- a CDS encoding GNAT family N-acetyltransferase has product MTSATPAAAPAHPLPTVRPAAAGDFAQWRALYRGYAEFYRVEQTEEAAALVWSWIRDPAHEVNALVAEDADGRLVGLAHYRPFARPLSASTGCYLDDLFVSPDARGSGAADALLARLRETAAERGWSVVRWITADDNHRARSKYDRVASRTMWVTYDMAPQDR; this is encoded by the coding sequence ATGACGTCAGCCACCCCCGCAGCCGCCCCCGCCCACCCGCTGCCGACCGTCCGCCCGGCCGCGGCCGGGGACTTCGCCCAGTGGCGCGCCCTGTACCGGGGTTACGCCGAGTTCTACCGGGTCGAGCAGACCGAGGAGGCCGCCGCCCTGGTGTGGTCGTGGATCCGGGACCCGGCGCACGAGGTGAACGCGCTGGTCGCCGAGGACGCGGACGGGCGGCTGGTCGGCCTGGCGCACTACCGGCCGTTCGCCCGGCCGCTGTCGGCGAGCACCGGCTGCTACCTCGACGACCTGTTCGTCTCCCCGGACGCCCGGGGCTCCGGCGCGGCGGACGCGCTGCTGGCCCGGCTGCGGGAGACCGCGGCCGAGCGCGGCTGGAGCGTGGTCCGCTGGATCACCGCCGACGACAACCACCGGGCCAGGTCGAAGTACGACCGGGTCGCGTCCCGCACCATGTGGGTGACCTACGACATGGCCCCGCAGGACCGCTGA
- a CDS encoding MerR family transcriptional regulator, whose translation MPSSDGPAPTLGIGQVAARTGLSVHALRFYEREGILADPVRRASGGRRRYTEGDVEWLRLCTILRASGMPIPEIRRYTELARAGAGTEPGRLALLRAHEQRVLDQIAELRRSLDIVRHKVAVYEDYLDGGDAGRDCGLDGQSD comes from the coding sequence ATGCCATCATCCGACGGACCCGCACCGACCCTCGGCATCGGCCAGGTCGCCGCCCGCACCGGCCTGAGCGTGCACGCCCTGCGCTTCTACGAACGCGAGGGCATCCTCGCCGACCCCGTCCGGCGGGCGAGCGGCGGACGGCGCCGCTACACCGAGGGCGACGTCGAGTGGCTGCGGCTGTGCACCATCCTGCGCGCCTCCGGCATGCCCATCCCGGAGATCCGCCGCTACACCGAACTCGCCCGCGCCGGAGCCGGCACCGAACCCGGCCGACTCGCCCTGCTGCGCGCCCACGAGCAGCGCGTCCTCGACCAGATCGCCGAACTGCGGCGCTCGCTGGACATCGTCCGGCACAAGGTCGCGGTGTACGAGGACTACCTCGACGGCGGCGACGCCGGCCGCGACTGCGGGCTCGACGGGCAGTCGGACTGA
- a CDS encoding LLM class flavin-dependent oxidoreductase, whose product MSPRTPVPPRAPEFHWFLPTGGDGRDPGGVTAVQGRTGSATRRPADVGYLAQVAKAAEQAGFGALLAPVGLGCVDPWILASALTQHTSRIGFLVAFRAGFASPTLLAQQADTFRRLAGGRLRLNVVTGGDPAEQRAYGDHLAHDERYARTDEVMAALRDLLDGKRVDRRGEHLHLDDAQLVDPAVDHPVPLYFGGASPAAEQVAARRADVQLLWGEPPVAIGERITRLRAIAAEQGRTLSYGLRLHVIARDTAEQAWAEADRILAGIDPAAVRASQARFAAMDSTGQARMAALHGGGTATARDLLVAPNLWAGIGLVREGAGTALVGSHDEVAARLAEYRALGVDEFILSGYPHLEEAYRVGEEVVPRVRALAAGQDAAQLAAEQDAALAAGRGAV is encoded by the coding sequence GTGTCTCCCCGCACCCCCGTGCCTCCCCGCGCCCCCGAGTTCCACTGGTTCCTGCCCACCGGCGGCGACGGCCGCGACCCCGGCGGCGTCACCGCCGTGCAGGGCCGCACCGGCTCCGCGACCCGCCGGCCCGCCGACGTCGGCTACCTCGCCCAGGTCGCCAAGGCCGCCGAGCAGGCCGGGTTCGGCGCGCTGCTGGCCCCGGTCGGGCTCGGCTGCGTCGACCCGTGGATCCTCGCCTCCGCGCTCACCCAGCACACCAGCCGGATCGGCTTCCTGGTCGCCTTCCGGGCCGGCTTCGCCAGCCCCACCCTGCTCGCCCAACAGGCCGACACCTTCCGCCGGTTGGCCGGCGGCCGGCTCCGGCTGAACGTCGTCACCGGCGGCGACCCCGCCGAGCAGCGCGCCTACGGCGACCACCTGGCCCACGACGAGCGCTACGCCCGCACCGACGAGGTGATGGCCGCGCTGCGCGACCTGCTCGACGGCAAGCGCGTCGACCGGCGGGGCGAGCACCTGCACCTCGACGACGCCCAGCTCGTCGACCCCGCCGTCGACCACCCCGTCCCGCTGTACTTCGGCGGCGCCTCGCCCGCCGCCGAACAGGTCGCCGCCCGCCGCGCCGACGTCCAACTCCTTTGGGGCGAACCGCCGGTGGCGATCGGCGAACGGATCACCAGGCTGCGCGCCATCGCCGCCGAACAGGGCCGCACGCTGAGCTACGGACTGCGGCTGCACGTCATCGCCCGCGACACCGCCGAACAGGCGTGGGCCGAGGCCGACCGGATCCTGGCCGGCATCGACCCGGCGGCTGTCCGCGCCAGCCAGGCCCGGTTCGCCGCGATGGACTCCACCGGCCAGGCCCGGATGGCCGCCCTGCACGGCGGCGGCACCGCCACCGCCCGCGACCTGCTGGTCGCCCCCAACCTGTGGGCCGGCATCGGCCTCGTCCGGGAGGGCGCCGGCACCGCGCTGGTCGGCTCGCACGACGAGGTCGCCGCCCGGCTCGCCGAGTACCGGGCGCTGGGCGTCGACGAGTTCATCCTCTCCGGCTACCCGCACCTGGAGGAGGCGTACCGGGTAGGCGAGGAGGTCGTGCCCCGGGTCCGCGCGCTCGCCGCCGGGCAGGACGCGGCGCAGCTCGCCGCCGAGCAGGACGCGGCGCTCGCCGCCGGGCGGGGTGCGGTGTGA
- a CDS encoding aldo/keto reductase encodes MRYRTLGGTGIEVSTHCLGTMMLGSVGNPDHDEGVRLVHRALDAGINFVDTADMYSAGESEQIVGKALRGRRDDVVLATKVHFPMGPGPNRGGNSRRWILRAVEDSLRRLQTDWIDLYQVHRPDHRTDVEETLAVLDDLVRQGKVRAFGCSTFPAAELVEAHWTAERRALPRFRTEQPPYSLLARGVEATLLPVARRYGMGVLTWAPLASGFLTGRYRRGGAVDLASGRAALTPHRFDPALPENVRKLDAVERLVELADGLGRTLPELAVAFPLAHPAVTSVILGPRTVEQLDGLLRGAELTLDDDVLDRIDAIVPPGTDLYQPDGAWRSPALAPAALRRPRADRAAADPGDGPADAGA; translated from the coding sequence ATGCGTTACCGGACTCTCGGCGGCACCGGCATCGAGGTGAGCACGCACTGCCTGGGCACGATGATGCTCGGCTCGGTGGGCAACCCGGACCACGACGAGGGCGTGCGGCTGGTGCACCGCGCGCTGGACGCCGGAATCAACTTCGTGGACACCGCCGACATGTACTCGGCGGGCGAGTCCGAGCAGATCGTCGGCAAGGCGCTGCGGGGGCGGCGCGACGACGTGGTGCTGGCCACCAAGGTGCACTTCCCGATGGGCCCGGGGCCGAACCGGGGCGGCAACTCGCGGCGGTGGATCCTGCGCGCGGTGGAGGACAGCCTGCGGCGGCTGCAGACCGACTGGATCGACCTGTACCAGGTGCACCGGCCCGACCACCGGACGGACGTCGAGGAGACCCTGGCGGTGCTGGACGACCTGGTCCGGCAGGGCAAGGTCCGGGCGTTCGGCTGCTCGACCTTCCCGGCGGCGGAGCTGGTCGAGGCGCACTGGACGGCCGAGCGCCGCGCGCTGCCCCGGTTCCGGACCGAGCAGCCGCCGTACTCGCTGCTCGCCCGGGGCGTCGAGGCCACCCTGCTGCCGGTCGCCCGCCGGTACGGCATGGGCGTGCTCACCTGGGCACCGCTCGCCTCCGGCTTCCTGACCGGCCGCTACCGCCGGGGCGGCGCGGTCGACCTGGCCAGCGGCCGGGCCGCGCTCACCCCGCACCGCTTCGACCCGGCGCTGCCCGAGAACGTCCGCAAGCTGGACGCCGTCGAGCGGCTGGTCGAGCTGGCCGACGGGCTCGGCCGCACGCTGCCCGAACTCGCCGTCGCCTTCCCGCTCGCCCACCCGGCCGTCACCTCGGTGATCCTCGGCCCGCGCACCGTCGAGCAGCTCGACGGCCTGCTCCGGGGCGCCGAACTCACCCTGGACGACGACGTGCTGGACCGGATCGACGCGATCGTCCCGCCCGGCACCGACCTCTACCAGCCGGACGGCGCCTGGCGCTCCCCCGCCCTCGCCCCGGCCGCGCTGCGCCGCCCCCGCGCCGACCGGGCGGCGGCGGACCCCGGGGACGGCCCCGCGGACGCCGGGGCCTGA
- a CDS encoding ABC transporter permease, producing MAVKAGAAAGAGSAARKRFAEALRWTALRALALAALLAGWQLVVQLELWPRALVPSPGEVWHQFVLASTVHDGVRGYSGHLLGEHLAASLRRIAQGTGWAVLFGTALGLAIGTLRPVAVVLEPAVTFLRTLPPLAYLSLLVIWFGIDESPKVWLLLIAALPPVAAATAAAVRGVPGDLLEAARALGAGRWSLLGGVVLPAALPEILTGVRIAVGVAYTSVVAAETINGVPGIGGMIRDAQRYNQTAVVLAGIITIGLSGIVLDGLLKAVERLAVPWRGRA from the coding sequence ATGGCCGTGAAGGCCGGGGCAGCGGCCGGGGCCGGGAGCGCCGCGCGCAAGCGCTTCGCCGAGGCGCTGCGCTGGACGGCGCTGCGCGCGCTCGCGCTCGCCGCGCTGCTGGCCGGCTGGCAGCTGGTCGTCCAACTGGAGCTCTGGCCGCGGGCGTTGGTGCCCTCGCCGGGCGAGGTGTGGCACCAGTTCGTGCTGGCCTCGACCGTGCACGACGGTGTCCGCGGCTACAGCGGCCACCTGCTCGGCGAGCACCTCGCCGCGAGCCTGCGCCGGATCGCCCAGGGCACCGGCTGGGCCGTGCTGTTCGGCACCGCGCTGGGCCTGGCGATCGGCACCCTGCGGCCGGTCGCGGTGGTGCTGGAGCCCGCCGTCACCTTCCTGCGCACCCTGCCGCCGCTGGCCTACCTGAGCCTGCTGGTGATCTGGTTCGGCATCGACGAGTCGCCGAAGGTCTGGCTGCTGCTGATCGCCGCGCTGCCGCCGGTCGCCGCCGCCACCGCGGCCGCCGTCCGAGGCGTCCCCGGCGACCTGCTGGAGGCGGCCCGGGCGCTCGGCGCGGGCCGCTGGTCGCTGCTCGGCGGGGTGGTGCTGCCCGCCGCGCTGCCGGAGATCCTCACCGGCGTCCGGATCGCCGTCGGCGTCGCCTACACCTCGGTGGTGGCCGCCGAGACGATCAACGGCGTGCCCGGCATCGGCGGCATGATCCGCGACGCCCAGCGCTACAACCAGACCGCCGTCGTGCTCGCCGGGATCATCACCATCGGCCTGTCCGGCATCGTCCTGGACGGCCTGCTCAAGGCCGTCGAACGGCTCGCCGTGCCCTGGCGCGGCCGCGCCTGA
- a CDS encoding CTP synthase C-terminal region-related (seleno)protein, giving the protein MDTAHTPRVALVGDRSPHVPAHRGGPRMLAALADADGPAVEPYWIGTDEVDPDELAGFDGIWLVPGSPYRSEAGAVAAARTARERGVPFLGTCGGFQHAVLEFARHACGIGGAAHAEQQPEAEELLIVPLTCSLYRQEGGIRLLPGSTAARLLGTERVTARYNCGYTLAQEYLEVLRAHGMRFTGHDLDGELRVAELPSHPFWLASLFQPELTPEHEGPHPFVRAFAEAATARAAARATAR; this is encoded by the coding sequence ATGGACACCGCACACACTCCCCGGGTCGCCCTGGTCGGCGACCGTTCCCCGCACGTCCCGGCGCACCGCGGCGGGCCGCGGATGCTGGCGGCGCTGGCGGACGCGGACGGGCCCGCCGTCGAGCCGTACTGGATCGGGACGGACGAGGTCGACCCCGACGAACTGGCCGGGTTCGACGGGATCTGGCTGGTGCCGGGCAGCCCGTACCGCAGCGAGGCGGGCGCGGTGGCGGCGGCCCGGACGGCGCGGGAGCGGGGCGTGCCGTTCCTCGGGACGTGCGGCGGCTTCCAGCACGCGGTGCTGGAGTTCGCCCGGCACGCGTGCGGGATCGGCGGCGCGGCGCACGCCGAACAGCAGCCGGAGGCCGAGGAGTTGCTGATCGTCCCGCTGACCTGCTCGCTGTACCGGCAGGAGGGCGGGATCCGGCTGCTGCCGGGCTCCACGGCCGCCCGGCTGCTCGGCACCGAACGGGTCACCGCCCGCTACAACTGCGGCTACACGCTGGCCCAGGAGTACCTGGAGGTGCTGCGGGCGCACGGGATGCGGTTCACCGGGCACGACCTGGACGGCGAGCTGCGGGTGGCCGAACTCCCGTCCCACCCCTTCTGGTTGGCCTCGCTGTTCCAGCCGGAGCTGACCCCGGAGCACGAGGGCCCGCACCCGTTCGTCCGCGCCTTCGCCGAGGCGGCGACGGCCCGGGCGGCGGCCCGCGCGACGGCCCGGTAG
- a CDS encoding uracil-xanthine permease family protein encodes MNVGFGWKLHGDGRAPRPGAVVRPDERLSWGRTVGLGAQHVVAMFGATFVAPVLMGLDPNLAVMLSGVATVFFLLVTQGRIPSYLGSSLSFVGVAAVIRSQGGDAATLTGALLVVGAVLAACGAVVQGFGARVVHAVLPPVVTGAVVMLIGFNLAPVAAGTYWPQDQWTALLVMAFTALALVVLRGFWSRIAIFLGLLFGYAVSWLFDRVFGRIDSPVGGGASSEHWRLDLSGVGRADWVGLPSLHAPSFSASAVLVALPVVVALIAENAGHVKAVSEMTGDPLDDRLGTAIMADGAATVLSTAVGGPATTTYAENIGVMAATRVYSTAAYWCAAGFAILFGLCPKFGAVVAAIPGGVLGGITVVLYGMIGLLGAQIWIHNRVDLTNPLNLVPVAAGVIVGIGNVTLKFTDDFELGGIALGTLIALLGYHGLRALAPAHLTAGPAADGPLLDEGTSTYDDE; translated from the coding sequence ATGAACGTCGGGTTCGGGTGGAAGCTGCACGGGGACGGGCGGGCGCCGCGGCCCGGGGCGGTGGTGCGGCCGGACGAGCGGCTGTCGTGGGGGCGGACGGTCGGGCTCGGGGCGCAGCACGTGGTGGCGATGTTCGGGGCGACGTTCGTGGCTCCCGTCCTCATGGGGTTGGATCCGAACCTCGCGGTGATGCTGTCGGGTGTGGCGACGGTGTTCTTCCTGCTGGTGACGCAGGGTCGGATCCCGTCGTACCTGGGGTCGAGTCTGTCGTTCGTGGGTGTGGCGGCGGTGATCAGGTCGCAGGGCGGGGACGCGGCGACGTTGACGGGTGCGCTGCTGGTGGTGGGTGCGGTGTTGGCGGCGTGCGGGGCGGTGGTGCAGGGGTTCGGGGCGCGGGTGGTCCACGCGGTGTTGCCGCCGGTGGTGACGGGCGCGGTGGTGATGCTGATCGGGTTCAATCTGGCGCCGGTGGCGGCGGGGACGTACTGGCCGCAGGACCAGTGGACGGCGTTGCTGGTGATGGCGTTCACCGCGCTGGCGCTCGTCGTGTTGCGCGGGTTCTGGTCGCGGATCGCGATCTTCCTGGGGTTGCTGTTCGGGTACGCGGTGTCGTGGCTGTTCGACCGGGTCTTCGGGCGGATCGACTCGCCGGTGGGCGGCGGCGCCTCGTCCGAGCACTGGCGGCTGGACCTGTCGGGCGTCGGCAGGGCGGACTGGGTGGGCCTGCCGTCGCTGCACGCGCCGAGCTTCTCCGCGTCGGCGGTGCTGGTGGCGCTGCCGGTGGTGGTGGCGCTGATCGCGGAGAACGCGGGGCACGTGAAGGCGGTGTCCGAGATGACGGGCGATCCGCTGGACGACCGGTTGGGCACCGCGATCATGGCGGACGGCGCGGCGACGGTGCTGTCGACGGCGGTGGGCGGTCCGGCGACGACGACGTACGCGGAGAACATCGGCGTGATGGCGGCGACCCGGGTGTACTCGACGGCGGCGTACTGGTGCGCGGCCGGCTTCGCGATCCTGTTCGGCCTGTGTCCGAAGTTCGGCGCGGTCGTCGCGGCGATCCCGGGCGGGGTGCTGGGCGGGATCACCGTGGTGCTGTACGGGATGATCGGCCTGCTGGGCGCGCAGATCTGGATCCACAACCGGGTGGACCTGACCAATCCGCTGAACCTGGTGCCGGTCGCGGCGGGCGTGATCGTCGGGATCGGCAACGTGACGCTGAAGTTCACCGACGACTTCGAGCTGGGCGGCATCGCGCTCGGCACCCTGATCGCCCTGCTCGGCTACCACGGCCTGCGCGCCCTGGCCCCCGCCCACCTCACGGCGGGCCCGGCGGCGGACGGCCCGCTGCTGGACGAGGGCACCAGCACCTACGACGACGAGTGA
- a CDS encoding lytic polysaccharide monooxygenase, whose protein sequence is MQTKRKVTAVVGALVAPLLGLTMTAGTASAHGWVTNPASRQDQCANNVVSCGQIKYEPQSVEGPKGLTSCSAGHAEYAELDNDNLGWKVTTVSSVQTFTWHFTARHSTANWQYYIGNQLIATFPGNNAQPPADLSQTVNFGSFTGRQKVLAVWNVSDTANAFYSCIDVNIGGTGGTTGGTTGGTTGGTTGGTTAGGTTGGTTGGTTGGTTAGGTTTGGTTGGTGSCKTTAWSATAVYNGGETVSYGGHNWRAKWWTQGEQPGSTGQWGVWDDLGAC, encoded by the coding sequence ATGCAGACCAAGAGAAAGGTGACCGCCGTCGTCGGCGCGCTGGTCGCCCCCCTGCTCGGCCTGACCATGACGGCGGGCACCGCCAGCGCGCACGGCTGGGTCACCAACCCGGCGAGCCGCCAGGACCAGTGCGCCAACAACGTCGTCAGCTGTGGCCAGATCAAGTACGAGCCGCAGAGCGTCGAGGGCCCGAAGGGCCTGACCAGCTGCTCCGCCGGCCACGCCGAGTACGCCGAGCTGGACAACGACAACCTGGGCTGGAAGGTCACCACCGTGTCCTCCGTCCAGACCTTCACCTGGCACTTCACCGCCCGGCACTCCACCGCGAACTGGCAGTACTACATCGGCAACCAGCTGATCGCCACGTTCCCGGGCAACAACGCCCAGCCGCCGGCCGACCTCAGCCAGACCGTGAACTTCGGCAGCTTCACCGGCCGCCAGAAGGTCCTCGCGGTGTGGAACGTCTCGGACACCGCGAACGCGTTCTACTCCTGCATCGACGTCAACATCGGCGGCACGGGCGGCACCACGGGCGGAACGACCGGTGGCACCACGGGCGGCACCACCGGTGGCACCACCGCCGGCGGGACGACCGGCGGCACCACCGGCGGGACCACGGGCGGCACCACCGCCGGCGGGACCACCACCGGCGGCACCACCGGGGGCACCGGCAGCTGCAAGACCACCGCCTGGAGCGCGACCGCGGTCTACAACGGCGGCGAGACCGTCTCCTACGGCGGCCACAACTGGCGCGCCAAGTGGTGGACCCAGGGCGAGCAGCCCGGCAGCACCGGCCAGTGGGGCGTCTGGGACGACCTGGGCGCCTGCTGA
- a CDS encoding ABC transporter ATP-binding protein translates to MPPADIAERAPVAERASAAVELTDVTVRYRGRGGASVTAVSDVSLTVAEGEFTVLVGPSGCGKTTLLRVVAGFERAVEGTAAVHGGPPRTGHGTGLVFQQPRLFPWRTVGGNLAFALARHGLPRAERAARTAELLDLVGLSGYAGRRTWELSGGQQQRVAIARALAGRPRLLLLDEPFAALDALTRERLQEELRTLTAEAGTAVLFVTHSVDEAVLLGSRVLVMAANPGRVVADLPVDLPRDAATDPAALRGTAEFARLRGELSRTLREASASD, encoded by the coding sequence GTGCCGCCGGCTGACATCGCCGAACGGGCACCCGTCGCCGAACGGGCTTCCGCCGCCGTCGAGTTGACCGACGTCACGGTCCGCTACCGGGGGCGCGGCGGGGCGTCCGTGACCGCCGTCTCGGACGTCTCGCTGACCGTCGCCGAGGGCGAGTTCACCGTCCTGGTCGGCCCGTCCGGCTGCGGCAAGACCACCCTGCTGCGGGTGGTCGCCGGGTTCGAGCGGGCCGTCGAGGGGACGGCGGCGGTGCACGGCGGGCCGCCCCGGACCGGGCACGGCACCGGGCTGGTGTTCCAGCAGCCCCGGCTGTTCCCGTGGCGCACGGTCGGCGGGAACCTGGCCTTCGCGCTCGCCCGGCACGGCCTGCCCCGGGCCGAACGGGCCGCCCGCACCGCCGAGTTGCTCGACCTGGTCGGCCTGTCCGGCTACGCCGGGCGGCGCACCTGGGAGCTCTCCGGCGGCCAGCAGCAGCGGGTCGCGATCGCCCGCGCACTGGCCGGCCGCCCCCGGCTGCTGCTGCTCGACGAGCCGTTCGCCGCGCTGGACGCGCTCACCCGCGAGCGCCTCCAGGAGGAACTGCGCACCCTCACCGCCGAGGCCGGCACCGCCGTCCTGTTCGTCACGCACTCGGTGGACGAGGCGGTACTGCTCGGCTCCCGGGTCCTGGTGATGGCCGCGAACCCCGGCCGGGTGGTCGCCGACCTGCCCGTCGACCTCCCCCGGGACGCCGCCACCGACCCGGCCGCGCTGCGCGGCACCGCCGAGTTCGCCCGGCTGCGCGGCGAGCTGTCCCGCACCCTGCGGGAGGCGTCGGCGTCCGACTGA
- a CDS encoding taurine ABC transporter substrate-binding protein — protein sequence MNRRTVLRAAATAASAVLLTAAATACSSSGAGSSDGKGRTTVRIAYQEIPNADLVVKDKRLLEQALPDADIKWVKFDSGGDVNTAVLAGSVDLGLAGSSPVTKGLSAPLNIPYKVLWVHDLIGENEALVARGGITGVGQLVGKKVATPFGSTSHYSLLAALQAAGVDPAKVNVIDLQPQDALAAWKRGDIDAAYTWTPTLTELEKDGKVLVTSRQLAEQGKRTADLGVVTNAFAQAHPEIVTAWLKAEDQAVKLAKSDPEQAAASIAKQLNLSPADALAQLKQLVLLTAAEQAGPEYLGKPGAPGKLADNLHDAAVFLKGQQKVDAVPDASVFAKSLAVEELSRAAG from the coding sequence ATGAACCGCCGTACCGTCCTGCGCGCTGCCGCCACCGCCGCGAGCGCCGTCCTGCTGACCGCCGCGGCCACCGCCTGCTCCAGTTCCGGGGCCGGAAGCTCCGACGGCAAGGGCAGAACGACCGTCCGGATCGCCTACCAGGAGATACCCAACGCCGACCTGGTGGTGAAGGACAAGCGGCTGCTGGAGCAGGCGCTGCCCGACGCCGACATCAAGTGGGTGAAGTTCGACTCCGGCGGCGACGTGAACACCGCCGTGCTGGCCGGCTCGGTCGACCTCGGCCTGGCCGGCTCCAGCCCCGTCACCAAGGGCCTGTCCGCGCCGCTGAACATCCCGTACAAGGTGCTCTGGGTGCACGACCTGATCGGCGAGAACGAGGCGCTGGTCGCCCGCGGCGGCATCACCGGGGTCGGCCAGCTGGTCGGCAAGAAGGTCGCCACCCCGTTCGGCTCCACCTCGCACTACTCGCTGCTCGCCGCGCTCCAGGCGGCCGGCGTCGACCCGGCGAAGGTCAACGTCATCGACCTCCAGCCGCAGGACGCGCTGGCCGCCTGGAAGCGCGGCGACATCGACGCCGCCTACACCTGGACGCCCACCCTCACCGAGCTGGAGAAGGACGGCAAGGTGCTGGTGACCAGCCGTCAGCTCGCCGAGCAGGGCAAGCGCACCGCCGACCTCGGCGTGGTCACCAACGCCTTCGCGCAGGCCCACCCGGAGATCGTCACCGCCTGGCTGAAGGCCGAGGACCAGGCCGTCAAGCTCGCCAAGAGCGACCCCGAGCAGGCCGCCGCCTCGATCGCCAAGCAGCTCAACCTCAGCCCGGCCGACGCGCTCGCCCAGCTCAAGCAGCTGGTCCTGCTCACCGCCGCCGAGCAGGCCGGTCCCGAGTACCTCGGCAAGCCCGGCGCGCCCGGCAAGCTCGCCGACAACCTGCACGACGCCGCGGTGTTCCTGAAGGGCCAGCAGAAGGTCGACGCGGTGCCGGACGCCTCGGTGTTCGCCAAGTCGCTGGCCGTCGAGGAGCTGTCCCGTGCCGCCGGCTGA